One window of the Rosa rugosa chromosome 3, drRosRugo1.1, whole genome shotgun sequence genome contains the following:
- the LOC133735664 gene encoding zinc finger CCCH domain-containing protein 5-like: MRDRLNSTYTDEEIERCYGEFYEDVHTEFLKFGEIINFKVCINGAPHLRGNVYVQYRALESALVAHQSINGRYFAGKQLSCDFINVTRWKVAICGECVKSRYKQTCSRGRTCNFIHCFRNPGGDYEWADSDRPPPK, encoded by the exons atgcgtgatcgcctaaatagtact tacactgatgaagaaattgagCGCTGTTATGGAGAATTTTATGAGGATGTTCATACAGAGTTCTTGAAGTTTGGAGAAATTATAAATTTCAAG GTGTGCATAAATGGTGCACCCCACTTGCGGGGAAATGTGTACGTACAGTACCGTGCACTGGAGTCAGCTTTGGTGGCGCATCAATCTATCAATGGTCGCTACTTTGCTGGGAAGCAG CTAAGTTGTGACTTCATCAATGTGACGAGATGGAAGGTTGCCATATGTGGGGAATGTGTGAAGTCGAGGTACAAGCAG ACATGTTCCCGTGGTAGGACATGCAATTTTATCCACTGTTTCCGCAATCCTGGTGGAGACTATGAATGGGCTGATAGTGATAGACCACCCCCAAAATAG
- the LOC133737496 gene encoding uncharacterized protein LOC133737496 has translation MNNLWDQIRRSQDEDDEEMMATNAIVIAAVAEESGNQHRGRGSHPGRAPNEERLREERGKGMLADYFVDRPVFKDPVFRTRYRMSLNLFKRISTDLCQYDRYFVQRSDATGKVGLLPEQKMTAALRMLAYEYLRAPTTADLRRLLAKAEMRGFPGMIESIDCMHWQWKNCQTGWAGEYSGRKQISTIILEAVASYDTWIWHAFFEMPGACNDLNVLAKSSLFDELTAGRAPLIQFQVNNRAHNLGYYLADGIYPRWATFLKTVRNPTRPKEIEFAKAQEGYRKDVERCFGILQSRAHNLGYYLADGIYPRWATFLKTVRNPTRPKEIEFAKAQEGYRKDVERCFGILQSRFGIVRGAARGWHKEDLRYIMLTCIILHNMIVENERPEDSDDELESDDEDEAQDC, from the exons ATGAACAATTTGTGGGATCAAATTCGACGGTctcaggatgaagatgatgaagagatgaTGGCCACCAACGCCATTGTCATCGCTGCAGTCGCAGAAGAATCTGGAAACCAACACCGAGGGCGGGGTTCTCATCCGGGTCGTGCACCAAATGAGGAACGACTTAGAGAAGAAAGGGGCAAAGGTATGTTGGCCGACTACTTTGTCGACCGGCCAGTGTTCAAAGATCCGGTGTTCCGAACACGTTACAGGATGAGTCTCAATCTCTTCAAGCGTATATCTACTGACCTTTGCCAGTATGATCGTTACTTTGTTCAAAGGTCAGATGCTACCGGCAAAGTCGGACTGCTTCCGGAGCAGAAGATGACAGCTGCCTTGCGAATGCTTGCTTACG AATACCTCCGCGCTCCTACTACAGCCGACCTCAGACGACTTCTTGCCAAAGCTGAGATGAGAGGTTTTCCAGGAATGATTGAGAGCATCGACTGTATGCATtggcaatggaagaattgtCAGACAGGTTGGGCTGGAGAATATAGTGGTAGGAAACAGATCTCCACTATCATCCTGGAAGCAGTCGCATCTTACGACACCTGGATTTGGCACGCATTCTTTGAAATGCCCGGGGCATGCAACGACCTGAACGTCTTGGCAAAGTCTTCGTTGTTTGATGAGCTTACTGCCGGTAGAGCACCTCTAATCCAATTCCAAGTTAACAACAGAGCTCACAATCTAGGGTACTATCTCGCCGACGGTATTTATCCTCGATGGGCGACTTTCTTGAAAACTGTTCGAAATCCTACACGCCCCAAGGAAATCGAGTTTGCAAAGGCTCAAGAGGGGTATAGGAAGGATGTAGAAAGatgttttggtatattacagTCACG AGCTCACAATCTAGGGTACTATCTCGCCGACGGTATTTATCCTCGATGGGCGACTTTCTTGAAAACTGTTCGAAATCCTACACGCCCCAAGGAAATCGAGTTTGCAAAGGCTCAAGAGGGGTATAGGAAGGATGTAGAAAGatgttttggtatattacagTCACGGTTTGGTATTGTTAGAGGAGCTGCTCGTGGGTGGCATAAAGAGGACCTTCGATACATTATGTTGACGtgtattatattacacaacatgatTGTCGAAAATGAACGACCTGAAGACAGCGATGATGAGTTGGAGTCCGATGATGAGGATGAGGCCCAGGATTGCTGA